The window CGAATGACTCCTGGAACGCAAGACTCTGACTCCCGAATGACATGCCATAACAAATCCGACCTCATCTGACGGGTAGCGCAGCAGCGGTAGCAACCGACAACATGGTGCTTGTACCTTGTATAATAATTCAAACATCTTCCCATCTAACAGGCACATCCATCCTTTGCTCCGGCATCCCTTGGTCCTGATAGGTTCACCCTTtgctcatctccagcccTGTTGGCTGTGCCCGCTGCGCCGGCTCCCCTAGCACTCTTGAGAGACGTCTCGGGGATCGCATTTGCAATGGCTGTGAAGACTTCGGTAACGTTGTGGCCCGTCTTTGCACTCGTCTCGAAAAATAACAGgctctcctcttcagcatACGActgggcttcttctgttGACACTTTGCGGGCATCGCCGTCTTCCCCGCCCTCGGCTTCCTCGCTTGCACCGTTCGATTCGCCAGCCAAATCTAGCTTGTTTCCTACCaaggcgatgacgatgccgggCGAGGCTTGTCGTTGGAGCTCGGCGACCCAGTGTCTGGCCTTGACGAGGGATGTGGGCTTGGTGATGTCGTAGACGACAAGGGCGGCCTGGGCGTTTCTGTAGTACATGGGCGCCAGAGAGGCAAATCGCTCTTGACCAGCGGTATCCCAAATCTCAAACTTGATGGTTCGGGTGGGCAGGTTGCACTTTTGCGTCAGGAACGCCGCTGCGAGGCACCGTTTAGCTGATGACGAGAGCGGGAGGGCTGGCGGGAGGGCCGGGGGAGGAACATGGCTTACCACCAATAGTCGGCTCCTTGTTCTCTTGGAAGTCGTTGTTGACGAATCGCAAGACGAGGGATGACTGCGAGCACAAGTCAATAAATGCTGTCTACCACAGAGTAATCGAAATCGACAGGCGAGGATTGGCGACCTTTCCGACTGCGGCTTCACCGAGGAGCACCAGCttgacgctgctgctgggttTGGGAGCTTCCGCCATCTTTTACCGGCTCGTTTCGGCGGCGTCTGCTTGCGACTTTGGAGATACGGCAAAAGCGGCTCCTCTTGGAGGTGCAGAAGAGTGCAGATTTGCCTGGCGATGTGCGTGGGTTGGTGGATTATTGATTATTGCTGCCTCTCAGCTGCGGGCGAGTTCtttgcatgtacgagtacagacTTAGTGCTGCCAGTAA of the Trichoderma breve strain T069 chromosome 4, whole genome shotgun sequence genome contains:
- a CDS encoding ras family domain-containing protein, whose protein sequence is MAEAPKPSSSVKLVLLGEAAVGKSSLVLRFVNNDFQENKEPTIGAAFLTQKCNLPTRTIKFEIWDTAGQERFASLAPMYYRNAQAALVVYDITKPTSLVKARHWVAELQRQASPGIVIALVGNKLDLAGESNVSTEEAQSYAEEESLLFFETSAKTGHNVTEVFTAIANAIPETSLKSARGAGAAGTANRAGDEQRVNLSGPRDAGAKDGCAC